A genomic segment from Spinacia oleracea cultivar Varoflay chromosome 3, BTI_SOV_V1, whole genome shotgun sequence encodes:
- the LOC110784194 gene encoding receptor-like protein EIX1 codes for MKSKFEAADKEHKEAELRLCHFVQHRELIQQQADKVPVLRLKLREKDDYIRKLEQERVDLYTADQCEDCCSWSRVKCNPTTGHVSELRLHANYIERDDYAGNDNLFEARKMESSLVYLLELKHLEYLDVSANYFNFSKIPQFIGSMNQLRYLNLSYCSFSGKVPNELGNLTNLQVLDLKSYETNLFTDSLKWASNLRQLRHLNLRGTDLSQVNNWLDSLIGPLPFLRFLDLSNCSLVSRHHLKNSSSASHPPSIRILDLSYNNLEGEIPSFIQNLTSLESLDLFRTNFGPEIPLWLGELKGLVHLGLGEAAFTSVEGGDFWNLVRNLHNLTYLDINKTFLSLKISSDWVPPFQLQLFTASTCMINGPFPLWLKTQKSLTYLRLSDAGIHGALPKWFHKMQSLTFVDLSDNQITGCPTFPGNFVSLYLYNNSLSCQYLTNTRGRNTVNYHADIINLSNNFISGQFLEYLYHEMPNLGTLILSNNKINGSIPNSMCHFTSLHLLDLQRNRISGTIPHCLRDLYNLHFVSLSFNKLSGDIPCFNSNLSYLHLNDNMLSGQVPSCLANLSGLDILDVGENNLSGEIPTFITGINIPGLRILRLRNNKLKGFIPGQLCSLSRLQVLDLGHNYLTGSIPSCLSNLTEMNSRNESINYLLDFSDKNNVNEVIKGIECEYTSTLGYMVNIDLSCNKLIGSIPEEITNLSSLLGLNLSYNQLSGHIPASIGGLQSLESLDLSRNKLQGTIPTSMGVIYPLGFLDLSYNNLSGPIPTGRQLQTFTNSSYIDNPHLCGYPLSKKCQSNNDSPNGSSGDQNNEDEESEDKHETMWFYLVVMSGFATGFWCVVGTLLLKKSWRYTFFRRVEDAQDWLYVAIVVRMAKLKNK; via the exons ATGAAGTCTAAATTTGAAGCGGCCGATAAGGAGCATAAAGAGGCAGAGTTGAGGCTTTGCCATTTTGTCCAGCATCGGGAGCTGATCCAGCAGCAAGCTGATAAGGTGCCTGTCCTTCGGCTGAagcttcgggaaaaggatgactatattcggaagttggagcagGAGCGAGtcgacctctacactgctgatcagt GTGAGGATTGCTGCAGCTGGAGTAGGGTTAAGTGTAATCCTACTACCGGCCACGTCTCCGAACTCCGTCTCCATGCAAATTACATAGAGCGCGATGATTACGCTGGCAACGATAACTTGTTTGAAGCTAGAAAGATGGAGTCGTCTTTGGTATATTTGTTAGAGTTGAAACATCTTGAGTATCTTGATGTAAGCGCCAACTACTTCAATTTTAGCAAGATCCCACAATTCATAGGTTCAATGAACCAACTTAGGTATCTCAACCTCTCATATTGTTCCTTTTCTGGAAAAGTTCCTAACGAGCTTGGTAATCTCACTAACTTGCAAGTCCTCGATCTAAAATCATACGAAACCAACTTATTTACAGATAGTTTGAAATGGGCTTCGAATCTTCGGCAATTGCGTCACCTAAATTTAAGAGGTACGGATTTAAGTCAGGTCAATAACTGGTTAGATTCACTTATTGGGCCACTTCCTTTTTTAAGATTCTTGGATTTGTCTAACTGTAGCCTAGTAAGCCGTCATCACTTGAAGAATTCATCAAGTGCTTCACATCCACCATCTATCCGTATATTAGATCTCAGTTATAATAATTTGGAGGGAGAAATTCCATCTTTTATACAAAACTTGACCTCCCTTGAATCCCTTGACCTTTTTAGAACTAATTTTGGACCGGAAATCCCACTTTGGCTGGGTGAACTTAAAGGCCTTGTACACTTGGGCTTAGGAGAAGCTGCTTTCACTAGTGTTGAAGGAGGAGATTTTTGGAACCTTGTACGCAATCTACATAACTTGACATATCTGGATATTAATAAAACCTTCCTAAGTCTTAAGATATCTTCTGATTGGGTGCCTCCCTTCCAACTTCAATTATTCACTGCCAGCACCTGCATGATCAATGGTCCATTCCCTCTGTGGCTCAAAACACAAAAGAGTCTGACTTATTTGAGATTGTCTGATGCTGGAATTCATGGTGCATTGCCAAAATGGTTCCATAAGATGCAATCACTTACTTTCGTGGATCTTTCTGACAACCAAATTACTGGATGTCCGACCTTTCCCGGAAACTTTGTAAGTTTGTATCTCTATAATAATTCATTATCTTGCCAATATCTGACTAATACGAGAGGTAGAAATACGGTCAATTATCATGCTGATATAATAAATCTCTctaataattttatttcagGGCAATTTCTTGAATATTTATATCATGAAATGCCTAATCTGGGTACACTCATCCTATCTAATAACAAGATAAATGGTTCAATCCCAAATTCTATGTGTCATTTTACATCCTTGCATCTTCTAGACCTTCAAAGGAATAGGATATCAGGGACAATACCACATTGTTTACGTGACCTTTACAACCTTCACTTTGTAAGTCTTTCATTCAACAAGCTCTCAGGAGATATTCCTTGCTTCAATAGTAACCTTTCATATCTGCACTTAAATGACAATATGTTGAGTGGACAGGTCCCTTCTTGCTTAGCTAACCTCTCAGGTCTGGATATTTTGGATGTTGGCGAAAATAATCTCTCAGGTGAGATACCAACATTCATTACTGGAATAAATATTCCAGGCTTGCGAATACTTCGGCTGAGAAATAATAAACTCAAAGGTTTTATCCCTGGACAGTTGTGCTCATTGTCTAGGCTTCAAGTCTTAGACCTTGGCCATAATTATTTAACTGGAAGCATTCCTTCCTGTCTGAGCAACCTCACAGAGATGAATTCGCGTAATGAGTCTATAAATTATCTTCTTGACTTTAGTGACAAGAACAATGTCAATGAGGTTATCAAAGGAATTGAGTGTGAATATACAAGCACCTTGGGGTACATGGTGAACATAGACCTTTCATGCAACAAACTAATTGGTAGCATTCCCGAGGAGATCACAAATCTCTCTTCTCTGCTTGGTCTCAACTTATCATACAATCAATTATCAGGACATATCCCTGCGAGTATAGGTGGTTTGCAATCCTTGGAATCTCTCGATTTATCAAGGAATAAACTCCAGGGCACAATCCCGACAAGCATGGGTGTAATATATCCGTTGGGATTCCTTGACTTATCATACAACAATCTTTCTGGTCCAATCCCAACTGGAAGGCAGTTGCAAACATTCACCAACTCTTCGTACATAGATAATCCACATCTTTGTGGATACCCACTTTCCAAGAAATGCCAAAGCAATAATGACTCACCAAATGGTTCATCGGGAGACCAAAATAACGAAGATGAAGAAAGTGAGGACAAGCATGAGACAATGTGGTTCTACCTGGTTGTGATGTCAGGATTTGCTACCGGGTTTTGGTGTGTTGTTGGAACTTTACTGCTGAAAAAGAGTTGGAGGTATACTTTCTTTAGGCGTGTTGAAGATGCACAAGACTGGTTGTATGTGGCTATTGTTGTCAGGATGGCCAAGCTCAAGAATAAATAA